One window of Paenibacillus sp. FSL K6-3182 genomic DNA carries:
- a CDS encoding cytochrome C oxidase subunit IV family protein → MASNHTATEESPKRHKVEGPKKHIIAFIFSILLTFIAFATVISGEINKDFIYIILIGLAVLQVFVQMAFWMHMKDRGHTFAIIGILTGVFIVFTCVIMAEYWAWW, encoded by the coding sequence ATGGCAAGCAATCATACAGCCACTGAGGAAAGCCCCAAGCGTCATAAGGTCGAAGGACCTAAGAAGCATATTATCGCGTTTATTTTCTCGATCTTGCTTACGTTCATCGCATTCGCGACTGTAATAAGCGGAGAAATCAACAAAGATTTTATCTACATCATTTTGATCGGCTTAGCGGTATTGCAAGTGTTCGTACAAATGGCATTCTGGATGCACATGAAAGACCGTGGTCATACTTTCGCAATTATTGGGATTTTGACTGGTGTATTCATCGTCTTCACATGTGTCATTATGGCTGAATACTGGGCTTGGTGGTAA
- a CDS encoding cytochrome c oxidase subunit 3: protein MSAHSHVEGQLPHEPEKATLEGRNKVLGFWLFLGGETVLFGTLFSAFLALRNQVLDGPPAHELFQLPLVALATALLLTSSLTSVFAVHALHTNRVKALINWLIITVILGAGFLALEIYEFWHYVHEGHGFTTSAFSSSFYTLVGFHGAHVAFGITWITLIIIQLARKGLTVVTAPKVYVAGMYWHFIDVVWVFIFTVVYLMGKVV, encoded by the coding sequence ATGAGTGCGCATTCGCATGTAGAGGGGCAATTGCCTCATGAGCCCGAAAAGGCGACCCTCGAGGGACGCAATAAAGTATTAGGCTTTTGGCTTTTCCTTGGCGGAGAAACTGTATTGTTCGGAACGTTGTTCTCAGCGTTCCTAGCACTACGGAATCAAGTCCTTGATGGACCGCCAGCACATGAATTGTTCCAGCTTCCACTCGTTGCGCTTGCGACAGCACTCTTGCTTACGTCAAGCTTAACAAGCGTGTTCGCTGTTCATGCGCTGCATACAAACAGAGTGAAGGCGTTAATTAACTGGCTGATTATTACGGTCATTCTTGGCGCAGGTTTCCTTGCTCTTGAAATTTACGAGTTCTGGCACTATGTACATGAAGGCCACGGCTTTACAACGAGCGCATTCAGCTCCTCGTTCTATACGCTGGTAGGCTTCCACGGAGCACACGTTGCTTTCGGTATTACATGGATCACATTGATTATTATTCAATTAGCAAGAAAAGGATTGACTGTAGTAACAGCACCTAAGGTATATGTAGCTGGTATGTACTGGCACTTTATCGATGTTGTATGGGTATTCATTTTCACCGTCGTTTACTTGATGGGAAAGGTGGTTTAA
- the ctaD gene encoding cytochrome c oxidase subunit I — protein MDWLTTVDHKKIGILYMIAGGFFFLVGGLEAILIRVQLWKPLNNFVSADTYNELLTMHGTTMIFLAAMPLLFALMNAVIPLQIGARDVAFPFVNSLGFWTFLFGGILLNVSWFTGGAPDAGWTSYAPLAGTTYNGDHGVDYYVLGLQIAGIGTLIGGINFLVTIINMRAPGMTFMRMPMFTWAAFITSALILFAFPALAVGLAALMFDRLFDANFFDPSGGGNAVLWEHIFWIFGHPEVYILILPAFGVISEVISTFSRKRLFGYSSMVFATILIGFLGFMVWAHHMFTVGLGPVANALFSIATMLIAVPTGIKIFNWLFTMWGGSIKFTTANLFAVGFIPTFVMGGVTGVMLAAAPADFQYHDSYFVVAHFHYVIVGGLVLGIFSGLHYWWPKMFGRMLNETLGKLTFWTFFIGFHLTFFIQHFLGLLGMPRRIWTYLDGLGFNEMNMISTVGAFLMGFGTIFFLLNVVITAFKPQNAPADPWEDGRTLEWTIPSPPPEYNFAQTPLVRGYDAYWKEKTDGHKGMTPAEPIGPIHMPSPSILPFFMGFGLFIAGLGFMYAKDWGNLFGSFKSGYALGIVGLLILFGCMFLRSVIDDHGFHIEEEEILRDMGGKA, from the coding sequence ATGGACTGGCTGACTACGGTTGACCATAAAAAAATCGGAATATTGTATATGATTGCCGGCGGTTTTTTCTTCCTTGTCGGTGGTTTGGAAGCGATTTTGATTCGAGTTCAATTGTGGAAGCCGCTAAATAACTTTGTTAGCGCGGATACATATAATGAGCTTTTAACCATGCACGGAACGACGATGATCTTCCTTGCAGCGATGCCGCTTTTATTCGCCTTAATGAATGCGGTTATACCGCTTCAAATCGGCGCGCGCGACGTAGCTTTCCCTTTCGTTAACTCATTAGGCTTCTGGACATTCTTGTTCGGCGGTATTTTGCTTAACGTGAGCTGGTTTACTGGCGGCGCTCCAGATGCAGGCTGGACATCATATGCACCGCTCGCGGGGACGACTTATAACGGCGATCACGGCGTTGACTATTATGTACTAGGTTTGCAAATAGCTGGTATCGGAACACTTATCGGGGGTATTAACTTCCTCGTAACGATTATCAACATGCGTGCACCAGGCATGACGTTCATGCGTATGCCGATGTTCACATGGGCTGCGTTCATTACTTCGGCGCTAATCCTGTTCGCATTCCCTGCTTTGGCAGTTGGTTTAGCGGCACTCATGTTCGACAGATTGTTTGATGCAAATTTCTTTGATCCTTCTGGCGGCGGTAACGCGGTCCTATGGGAGCATATTTTCTGGATATTCGGGCATCCTGAGGTTTATATCCTCATCTTGCCGGCCTTCGGCGTTATTTCCGAGGTAATAAGTACATTCTCACGCAAGCGTTTGTTCGGTTACAGCTCGATGGTATTCGCTACAATCCTGATCGGCTTCTTGGGCTTCATGGTTTGGGCGCATCACATGTTCACGGTTGGTCTTGGACCAGTTGCGAATGCGCTGTTCTCCATTGCAACGATGCTTATCGCGGTTCCAACAGGTATCAAAATTTTCAACTGGCTATTTACGATGTGGGGCGGTTCCATTAAATTCACGACAGCTAACTTGTTCGCTGTCGGATTTATACCAACCTTCGTAATGGGCGGCGTTACCGGCGTCATGCTGGCAGCAGCACCTGCTGACTTCCAATATCATGATTCTTATTTTGTCGTAGCGCATTTCCACTATGTTATCGTAGGTGGTTTGGTACTGGGTATTTTCTCAGGCCTTCACTACTGGTGGCCAAAAATGTTCGGACGTATGCTGAATGAAACACTTGGTAAATTGACGTTCTGGACATTCTTTATTGGCTTCCACTTAACATTCTTTATTCAACATTTCCTTGGCTTGCTAGGTATGCCTCGTCGTATTTGGACATATCTCGACGGTCTTGGTTTCAACGAAATGAACATGATCAGTACAGTAGGCGCATTCTTGATGGGCTTTGGTACAATTTTCTTCTTGCTGAACGTTGTTATCACAGCTTTCAAACCACAAAATGCACCAGCTGATCCATGGGAAGACGGTCGTACTCTAGAGTGGACCATTCCATCTCCACCTCCTGAATACAACTTTGCTCAAACACCGCTTGTACGCGGCTATGATGCATACTGGAAAGAAAAAACGGACGGTCACAAGGGCATGACGCCTGCGGAGCCAATTGGTCCAATTCATATGCCTTCTCCTTCGATCCTGCCTTTCTTCATGGGATTTGGATTGTTTATCGCAGGTTTAGGTTTCATGTACGCTAAAGATTGGGGCAACTTGTTTGGATCATTCAAATCAGGTTATGCTCTCGGTATTGTTGGTTTGCTGATCTTGTTCGGTTGCATGTTCCTTCGTTCCGTAATCGATGATCACGGCTTCCACATTGAAGAAGAAGAAATCCTTAGAGATATGGGGGGTAAAGCATGA
- the coxB gene encoding cytochrome c oxidase subunit II, protein MMKRWRFVKRLAPLMAMMVLVLAACGRSDLSTLNPQGPVAEEQFGLMKLAIGIMLIVIVAVFAISLFVIIRFRRRPGDKTIPKQVEGNHKLEIIWTVIPIIMLIILGVPTVQSVFNLAKDYSKDPEAVQVIVTSHQYWWEFEYPAYGIKTAQELIIPKGKTISITAKSADVLHSFWIPSLAGKIDTNPGANVNKMYFSAPKEGVYLGKCAELCGPSHGLMDFKVKSVDESSFDRWVAALKEPVALPSDPAIAKAFESKCLSCHAVGDLGGPAYPNLTGIGSRETVGGILVNTDDPQYSNEGSVYDNLHRWIKNPDEVKPGNQMGKIEDLTEQEIEGIAKYLSELKLNYEQ, encoded by the coding sequence ATGATGAAACGGTGGCGATTTGTAAAACGGCTTGCGCCGCTTATGGCCATGATGGTGCTAGTACTAGCGGCTTGCGGGCGGAGCGATTTGTCGACGCTGAATCCTCAGGGACCTGTAGCGGAAGAACAATTCGGGCTGATGAAGCTGGCAATTGGAATCATGTTGATCGTGATTGTTGCCGTATTTGCGATTTCTTTGTTTGTAATTATTCGTTTCCGCAGACGTCCGGGAGACAAAACAATTCCTAAGCAGGTGGAAGGAAATCATAAGCTTGAGATTATTTGGACAGTAATTCCAATCATCATGCTTATCATTTTGGGTGTTCCAACCGTTCAATCCGTATTTAATCTTGCTAAAGACTACAGCAAAGATCCGGAAGCGGTTCAGGTCATCGTTACTTCACACCAATACTGGTGGGAGTTTGAATACCCAGCTTACGGAATCAAGACAGCACAAGAGCTTATTATTCCAAAAGGTAAGACGATCTCCATCACAGCGAAATCCGCAGATGTGCTTCACTCATTCTGGATTCCATCGCTTGCTGGGAAAATCGATACCAACCCTGGTGCTAACGTAAATAAAATGTACTTCTCTGCACCAAAAGAAGGCGTTTACCTGGGTAAATGTGCTGAGCTTTGCGGACCTTCACATGGTTTGATGGACTTTAAAGTTAAATCAGTGGACGAGTCGTCATTTGATCGTTGGGTAGCTGCACTTAAAGAACCTGTAGCGCTTCCAAGCGATCCGGCAATTGCTAAAGCATTTGAAAGCAAATGTCTATCTTGCCACGCAGTGGGTGATTTGGGCGGACCTGCTTATCCTAACTTGACAGGTATCGGAAGCCGTGAGACTGTCGGGGGTATACTTGTTAACACCGATGATCCGCAATATTCCAATGAAGGTTCAGTATACGACAACTTGCACCGTTGGATCAAAAACCCGGACGAAGTTAAACCGGGCAACCAAATGGGTAAAATCGAAGATTTGACTGAACAAGAGATTGAAGGTATTGCTAAATACTTATCTGAATTGAAGCTTAACTACGAACAATAA
- a CDS encoding YhcN/YlaJ family sporulation lipoprotein, with amino-acid sequence MVKRIAALLLSAVMITTSAGCAYKQYAQQSDTDYGSRQANDPKMLGGRAYGPTTNNADQHNNSFFEYSSVISRKVTDLNGVASAIVMLTDKNAYVGLMLDWTAVGTRNSGGKSEQDNTGTSDGVYNHDTGSPYGNSKILVSPYNSYFSVNDVNDLSDELKQTVALRVRELAPAVQEVHISANMEFVNYFNDFAKEAWGGRSLMPHIDKFNTVVKYHFAGGKDMPSPITQPGTYSPSETQMNH; translated from the coding sequence ATGGTTAAACGAATTGCCGCATTGCTGCTGTCGGCAGTCATGATAACAACTTCAGCCGGCTGTGCCTACAAACAGTATGCTCAGCAAAGCGACACCGATTATGGAAGCCGTCAAGCTAACGATCCGAAGATGCTCGGCGGCAGAGCTTATGGGCCGACTACGAACAATGCTGACCAGCATAATAATTCATTTTTTGAATACAGCTCCGTCATCTCACGCAAAGTAACTGATCTAAACGGCGTGGCTTCCGCAATCGTTATGCTCACAGACAAAAATGCTTATGTCGGTTTAATGCTTGATTGGACCGCAGTTGGCACTCGCAATTCCGGCGGTAAAAGCGAGCAAGACAATACAGGCACTAGTGATGGCGTATATAACCATGATACGGGCAGTCCGTATGGCAACAGTAAGATCCTTGTGTCACCGTACAACTCCTATTTCTCAGTAAATGATGTTAATGATTTGTCGGATGAACTTAAGCAGACTGTCGCTCTTAGAGTTCGCGAGCTGGCTCCAGCTGTACAAGAAGTTCATATTTCAGCCAATATGGAGTTCGTAAATTACTTCAACGATTTTGCCAAGGAAGCTTGGGGAGGTCGATCCTTAATGCCACATATCGATAAATTCAATACCGTAGTGAAATATCATTTTGCCGGCGGAAAGGATATGCCTTCTCCAATTACACAACCAGGCACCTACAGCCCATCCGAGACTCAAATGAATCATTAA